The following are encoded in a window of Candidatus Dormiibacterota bacterium genomic DNA:
- a CDS encoding FAD-linked oxidase C-terminal domain-containing protein, producing MSARLEDRLREALGAANVKTAPEDLSVYSFDAYSEGKLPAAVVIPSDTRQVSAVVKIAREFEEPVIARGAGTGLCGGAVSIDGGGIIVSFARMHELLELDVANRRARVQPGLVNLQLSQQVAGAKLFYAPDPASQRSSTIGGNIATNAGGPHCLSYGTTVNHVLGLEIVDERGEVFTTDVDDAGYDVTAVLVGSEGTLGIVTSAWVRLLRLPEATRVWLAAFSDIESASETVSSIIGAGIVPTALEMMDSVIVNAVEQAFHAGYPTDAAAVLLIENAGFEDAMDGCEAAIHAIAMQHGALSWRAARTQAERDALWAGRKGAVGAIGRIAPNYYTQDVTVPRSALPKALHAVEAAAREHNLVVGNVFHAGDGNLHPLLVYDKRDRRQVAAVLATGDAILRAAIDLGGTISGEHGVGYEKREAMTRVYGTADLAAMARVRDVFDPQRILNPEKIFPAGSRCIELGTPA from the coding sequence GTGAGCGCGCGCCTCGAGGATCGGCTGCGCGAAGCACTGGGAGCCGCGAACGTCAAGACGGCCCCCGAAGACCTGTCGGTCTACTCGTTCGACGCATACAGCGAAGGCAAGCTCCCCGCAGCCGTCGTCATTCCCTCCGACACGCGGCAGGTCAGCGCCGTCGTGAAGATCGCGCGCGAGTTCGAAGAGCCGGTCATCGCGCGCGGCGCCGGCACCGGCCTGTGCGGCGGCGCGGTCTCGATCGACGGCGGCGGAATCATCGTCTCCTTTGCCCGCATGCACGAGCTGCTCGAACTCGACGTCGCAAACCGGCGGGCGCGCGTCCAGCCCGGCCTCGTCAATCTCCAGCTCTCGCAGCAGGTTGCCGGCGCGAAGCTCTTCTATGCGCCCGATCCGGCCTCGCAGCGCAGCTCGACGATCGGCGGCAACATCGCGACGAACGCCGGCGGACCGCATTGTCTCTCGTACGGAACGACGGTGAATCACGTTTTGGGCCTCGAGATCGTCGACGAGCGCGGTGAGGTCTTCACGACCGACGTGGACGATGCGGGATACGACGTGACGGCGGTGCTCGTCGGCAGCGAAGGAACGCTCGGGATCGTGACCTCCGCCTGGGTTCGGCTGCTGCGCCTGCCCGAGGCGACGCGCGTCTGGCTTGCGGCGTTTTCCGACATCGAGAGCGCCTCGGAGACCGTCTCCTCGATCATCGGCGCCGGGATCGTTCCGACGGCGCTCGAGATGATGGATAGCGTGATCGTGAACGCCGTAGAACAGGCGTTCCATGCCGGGTATCCAACCGATGCCGCCGCCGTGCTCTTGATCGAGAACGCCGGCTTCGAAGACGCGATGGACGGATGCGAAGCCGCGATTCACGCGATCGCGATGCAGCACGGCGCGCTCTCGTGGCGCGCCGCGCGAACGCAGGCCGAACGCGACGCGCTGTGGGCGGGGCGCAAAGGTGCGGTCGGCGCGATCGGCCGCATCGCGCCGAACTACTACACGCAAGACGTGACCGTGCCGCGCAGCGCGCTGCCGAAAGCGCTGCACGCCGTCGAGGCTGCGGCGCGCGAGCACAATCTCGTCGTCGGGAACGTCTTTCACGCCGGCGACGGCAACCTTCATCCGCTGCTCGTCTACGACAAGCGCGACCGCCGGCAGGTCGCTGCCGTGCTCGCTACCGGCGACGCGATCCTGCGAGCCGCAATCGACCTCGGGGGAACGATCAGCGGCGAGCACGGCGTCGGATACGAAAAGCGCGAGGCGATGACGCGCGTCTACGGCACCGCGGACCTCGCCGCGATGGCGCGCGTACGCGACGTTTTCGATCCGCAGCGCATACTGAACCCGGAGAAGATTTTTCCCGCCGGCTCGCGCTGCATCGAGCTCGGCACGCCGGCATGA
- a CDS encoding DUF1343 domain-containing protein translates to MRRREFLGSVAAAGLTAAGGARALSQAPVALGGDVLLRDHVRELAGRGIGIITNQTGVTAQGVSIVDAVRRSGVRVHALFAPEHGLRGDRPAGAFVESYVDAVTGLPVYSLYGPDRHPSAAMLAGIDVLLFDIQDVGARAYTFVSTMAYAMQSAAAHGIEFWVLDRPNPVGGAMVEGPVLDPKFSSFIGLYPIAMRHGMTIGELARMFNRHFGIGAKLRVIPMQGWQRSMIWPQTGLRWIRTSPNIPTWQTTFVYLCTGLIDSAGLNNGVGTPDPFFFAGARNLDARGFTERLSATGAPGVVFDAATWSPIKGANMGRSFSGARLRLSEPSQFAPVRTSVEVAVTARDMRASAIDVHSVREVDIDWGTDAFRKQLLDGSSANEIVASWQQGVADFLPLRQRFLLYT, encoded by the coding sequence ATGCGAAGACGCGAGTTTCTCGGCTCGGTTGCTGCTGCCGGTCTTACGGCTGCCGGAGGCGCACGCGCGCTCTCACAGGCGCCCGTTGCGCTCGGCGGCGACGTGTTGCTGCGCGATCATGTACGCGAGCTTGCGGGGCGCGGCATCGGCATCATTACGAATCAAACGGGCGTTACGGCACAGGGCGTTTCCATCGTCGACGCGGTGCGCCGCAGCGGCGTGCGCGTGCACGCACTCTTCGCGCCCGAGCACGGCTTGCGCGGCGACCGTCCCGCCGGCGCATTCGTCGAGTCCTACGTGGATGCCGTCACCGGGCTTCCCGTGTACAGCCTCTACGGGCCGGATCGCCATCCCTCTGCGGCGATGCTCGCCGGCATCGACGTTTTGCTCTTCGACATTCAAGACGTCGGAGCGCGCGCGTACACGTTCGTCTCCACGATGGCGTACGCGATGCAGAGCGCTGCGGCACATGGCATCGAGTTTTGGGTTCTCGATCGACCCAATCCGGTCGGCGGCGCCATGGTCGAAGGACCGGTGCTCGACCCGAAGTTCTCCTCCTTCATCGGGCTCTATCCGATCGCAATGCGTCACGGCATGACCATCGGAGAGCTCGCGCGAATGTTCAACCGACACTTCGGTATCGGTGCCAAGCTGCGCGTGATTCCGATGCAGGGCTGGCAGCGCTCGATGATTTGGCCGCAAACGGGCTTGCGGTGGATCCGCACGTCGCCGAACATCCCGACGTGGCAGACGACGTTCGTCTACCTGTGCACGGGGCTGATCGACAGTGCCGGGCTCAACAACGGCGTCGGCACGCCCGATCCGTTTTTCTTCGCCGGCGCGCGCAACCTCGACGCTCGCGGCTTTACCGAACGCCTGTCGGCAACCGGTGCGCCAGGGGTCGTCTTCGACGCGGCGACGTGGTCGCCGATCAAAGGAGCAAATATGGGCCGCTCCTTTTCCGGCGCGCGTCTGCGGCTCTCCGAACCGTCACAGTTCGCACCCGTCCGCACGTCGGTCGAGGTCGCGGTCACGGCGCGCGACATGCGAGCGAGCGCGATCGACGTTCACAGCGTGCGCGAGGTGGACATCGATTGGGGAACCGATGCCTTCCGCAAGCAGCTCCTGGATGGTAGCAGCGCGAACGAGATCGTTGCCTCTTGGCAGCAAGGCGTTGCCGATTTTCTGCCGCTGCGCCAGAGATTCTTGCTCTACACGTGA
- a CDS encoding 1,4-dihydroxy-6-naphthoate synthase, whose product MNESYTLAYSPCPNDTYIFAALTHGLLAQAPRVRVALADVEALNDAAERGTYELTKVSYGAIPHLAQRYRILRSGGALGRGCGPLVVTRPGAAAALQELDGLRVAIPGARTTANLLLALALHDVKASVVRLEMRFDEIVAAVVRGEADAGLIIHESRFTYGQSGLASLLDLGDWWESQTGLPIPLGAILVRSDLGASAGARLDAAIRASLAYARENQAAVMPYVREHAFEMNDDVMRKHIALYVNEYTDDVGELGIAAARELFDRARAAGLLAGAAEPRFV is encoded by the coding sequence GTGAACGAGTCGTACACGCTCGCATACTCGCCGTGCCCCAACGATACGTATATTTTCGCCGCGCTCACCCACGGGTTGCTCGCGCAGGCGCCACGCGTTCGCGTCGCATTGGCGGACGTCGAGGCGCTCAATGACGCCGCGGAGCGCGGCACCTACGAGCTCACCAAAGTCAGCTACGGCGCGATTCCGCATCTCGCGCAACGGTATCGCATCCTTCGTTCGGGAGGCGCGCTCGGACGCGGATGCGGGCCTCTCGTCGTCACGCGTCCTGGAGCGGCTGCAGCACTCCAGGAGCTGGACGGTCTGCGCGTCGCCATTCCCGGCGCCCGCACGACCGCGAATCTGCTGCTCGCGCTTGCTCTGCACGACGTAAAGGCGAGCGTCGTGCGGCTCGAGATGCGATTCGACGAGATCGTCGCAGCAGTCGTGCGCGGCGAGGCCGACGCCGGCCTCATCATTCACGAGTCGCGCTTCACGTACGGACAGAGCGGCTTAGCGTCGCTGCTCGATCTGGGCGACTGGTGGGAATCGCAGACGGGCCTACCGATTCCGCTCGGCGCGATTCTCGTACGGAGCGACCTCGGCGCCAGCGCCGGCGCACGCCTCGATGCGGCCATCCGTGCAAGCCTTGCGTACGCGCGCGAGAACCAAGCCGCCGTCATGCCCTACGTTCGCGAACATGCCTTCGAGATGAATGACGACGTCATGCGCAAGCACATCGCACTCTACGTCAACGAGTACACCGACGACGTCGGCGAGCTGGGGATCGCGGCCGCGCGCGAGCTCTTCGACCGCGCCCGTGCGGCGGGGCTGCTCGCGGGCGCGGCGGAACCGCGCTTCGTTTGA
- a CDS encoding 7-carboxy-7-deazaguanine synthase QueE — protein sequence MIQVSEIFRSIQGEGTWTGMPAVFVRLAGCNLSCNFCDTDYALKRMMTVPQIVDAVRAAGAQCPMVVLTGGEPLAQSASAALIDALREDGRRVHVESNGTIYATLPDDVWLCVSPKECVDPKMAARANEAKLIVDERVPEEHLPLFTALPTILLQPEGNKPANVALALDYLSAHPERFRLSLQTHKFIGVP from the coding sequence GTGATTCAGGTCTCCGAAATCTTCCGCAGCATCCAAGGTGAAGGAACGTGGACGGGAATGCCCGCCGTCTTCGTGCGCCTCGCCGGCTGCAATCTTTCATGCAATTTCTGCGACACGGATTACGCGCTCAAGCGGATGATGACCGTGCCGCAGATCGTTGACGCCGTGCGAGCCGCCGGCGCACAATGCCCCATGGTGGTGCTCACCGGCGGAGAGCCGCTCGCGCAATCGGCGTCCGCGGCGCTCATCGACGCCCTACGCGAAGACGGGCGACGCGTCCACGTCGAATCGAACGGTACGATCTACGCCACCCTTCCCGACGACGTGTGGCTCTGCGTCTCGCCGAAGGAATGCGTCGATCCGAAGATGGCGGCGCGCGCCAACGAAGCGAAGCTCATCGTGGACGAGCGCGTTCCGGAAGAGCATCTCCCGCTCTTTACGGCGCTGCCGACCATCCTGCTCCAGCCGGAGGGCAACAAACCCGCCAACGTCGCGCTCGCGCTCGATTACCTGAGCGCGCATCCCGAGCGCTTCCGCCTCTCGCTGCAAACGCACAAGTTCATCGGCGTGCCGTGA
- the queD gene encoding 6-carboxytetrahydropterin synthase QueD → MQIRKHFRFEAAHSLPNHPGKCARMHGHSYRLDVAISGPLHRDGPARGMVEDFDALEALVTAEVLDALDHRTLNEVIENPTAEEIALWIWRRLEPKLPSLDELVLWETPNACAVLKRGDPSTVPG, encoded by the coding sequence ATGCAGATTCGCAAGCACTTCCGCTTCGAGGCGGCACATTCGCTACCGAATCACCCAGGAAAGTGCGCGAGGATGCACGGCCACTCGTACCGCCTCGACGTCGCAATCTCGGGCCCACTCCACCGGGACGGTCCGGCGCGCGGCATGGTCGAGGACTTCGACGCCCTCGAAGCGCTCGTGACGGCAGAAGTACTCGACGCGCTCGACCACCGCACGCTCAACGAGGTCATCGAGAATCCGACTGCGGAAGAGATCGCGCTGTGGATTTGGCGACGTCTCGAGCCGAAGCTGCCGTCGCTCGACGAGCTCGTCCTCTGGGAGACGCCGAACGCCTGCGCCGTCCTCAAGCGCGGCGATCCGTCGACGGTGCCGGGATGA
- a CDS encoding dihydrolipoamide acetyltransferase family protein, translated as MPTTVTMPQLGETVTEGTVAQWLKQPGESVEKYEPFVEVSTDKVNAEVPSPVSGVLRELLVKEGETVATGTAIAIIDDAGALAQATKAEANRMASDEPVPGMTAPPAPRSNGQTIRAPAPAGGALESALRGVSPAVRKLAREHSVDVRAISGTGNGGRVTAQDVLAAAATGPATLAAPAAATQAPPGTSTYAQPIPGTTIPLNQARRIIAQRMVESKHTAPHAWSAVEVDVTNLWRWREREKARFERETSYKLTLLPFFIRAVVQSLQAFPLVNARFAPDGIQVLKDVNVGIAIGLPSNLVVPVVKNADRLTIKALGIAAGELIDRARKNKLGVDDLAGGTFTVNNNGANGSILSAPIINGGQAGIVTMEAVVKRPVVVDADAIAIRQMMNCCLSIDHRVLDGYTASGFLADLKKRLESMGPDGAI; from the coding sequence ATGCCGACCACGGTAACGATGCCGCAGCTGGGCGAGACGGTAACGGAGGGCACCGTAGCGCAATGGCTCAAGCAGCCGGGTGAGAGCGTCGAGAAGTACGAGCCGTTCGTCGAAGTTTCGACGGATAAAGTCAACGCGGAGGTTCCCTCGCCGGTCAGCGGCGTCTTGCGCGAGCTTCTCGTAAAGGAAGGCGAGACCGTCGCCACCGGAACGGCGATCGCCATCATCGACGACGCCGGCGCTTTGGCACAGGCGACCAAGGCTGAGGCGAATCGCATGGCCTCCGACGAGCCGGTTCCCGGCATGACGGCGCCCCCGGCACCGCGTTCGAACGGCCAGACGATACGCGCGCCCGCACCCGCCGGTGGCGCACTCGAATCGGCGCTGCGCGGCGTCTCGCCGGCGGTGCGCAAGCTCGCCCGCGAGCACAGCGTGGACGTTCGCGCGATCTCGGGAACGGGCAACGGCGGTCGCGTGACCGCGCAAGACGTCCTCGCAGCAGCAGCGACCGGACCGGCGACGCTCGCCGCGCCGGCGGCAGCCACGCAGGCGCCGCCCGGCACGTCGACCTACGCGCAGCCGATTCCCGGCACGACGATTCCGCTCAATCAGGCGCGCCGCATCATCGCGCAGCGGATGGTCGAGAGTAAACACACCGCGCCGCACGCGTGGTCGGCCGTCGAAGTCGACGTCACGAACCTCTGGAGATGGCGCGAGCGCGAGAAGGCGCGCTTCGAGCGCGAAACCAGCTACAAGCTGACGCTCTTACCCTTCTTCATTCGTGCGGTCGTGCAATCGCTGCAGGCCTTTCCGCTCGTGAACGCCCGCTTTGCGCCCGACGGCATCCAAGTGCTCAAGGACGTCAACGTCGGCATCGCGATCGGCCTGCCGTCGAATCTCGTCGTGCCCGTGGTGAAAAACGCAGACCGCTTGACGATCAAGGCGCTCGGCATCGCCGCCGGAGAGCTCATCGATCGAGCGCGCAAGAACAAGCTCGGCGTCGACGATCTCGCAGGCGGAACTTTCACGGTGAACAACAACGGCGCAAACGGCTCAATCCTCTCCGCGCCGATCATCAACGGCGGCCAAGCCGGAATCGTGACGATGGAAGCGGTCGTGAAACGCCCCGTCGTGGTCGACGCAGACGCAATCGCGATCCGGCAGATGATGAACTGCTGTCTCTCGATCGACCATCGCGTGCTCGACGGCTACACGGCGAGCGGATTCCTCGCCGACCTCAAGAAGCGCCTCGAGTCCATGGGCCCAGACGGCGCGATCTAG
- a CDS encoding alpha-ketoacid dehydrogenase subunit beta, whose amino-acid sequence MAVTTSQTSASSQTMNNVEAVRATLYEALKNDDRVIILGEDVGARGNVFLITKDFIDEFGPQRVIDTPIAEASIVGIAVGMAMEGLRPIAEIQFADFIYPSFNQIVGEAAKTRYRSNGEYTCPLVIRAPYGGGVRGALSHSVCVEALFYHVPGLKIVAPAFPADVKGLLNAAIDDPDPVLFFEHKKTYRLIKGEVPNGHYSIPIGKANVVHEGSQLTVVSYGLYVHWALEAAQTLERDGISVEVIDLRSIRPMDRGAILASVEKTRKLLIVHEDNKFGGIGAEISAMVAEEALFHLDAPIRRLCGPDVPAMGYAETLEHEFMSSPAKIADAMRELVAF is encoded by the coding sequence ATGGCAGTGACGACCTCGCAGACGTCCGCGTCGTCGCAGACGATGAACAACGTCGAAGCGGTGCGCGCGACGCTGTACGAGGCCTTGAAGAACGACGACCGCGTGATTATCCTCGGCGAGGACGTCGGCGCACGCGGGAACGTCTTTCTCATCACGAAGGACTTCATCGACGAGTTCGGCCCGCAGCGCGTCATCGACACGCCCATTGCCGAGGCGTCGATCGTCGGCATCGCCGTCGGAATGGCGATGGAAGGCTTGCGTCCAATTGCCGAGATCCAGTTCGCTGACTTCATCTATCCGTCGTTCAATCAGATCGTCGGCGAGGCGGCGAAGACGCGCTACCGCAGCAACGGCGAGTACACGTGCCCGCTCGTCATACGCGCGCCATACGGCGGCGGCGTGCGCGGAGCGCTCTCGCACTCCGTCTGCGTCGAAGCGCTCTTCTACCACGTTCCGGGGTTGAAGATCGTCGCTCCGGCGTTCCCCGCCGACGTGAAAGGGCTGCTCAACGCCGCAATCGACGATCCGGATCCGGTGCTCTTCTTCGAGCACAAAAAGACCTATCGCCTGATCAAGGGTGAGGTACCCAACGGCCACTACTCGATTCCCATCGGCAAAGCCAACGTCGTACACGAGGGCTCGCAGCTCACCGTCGTCTCGTACGGATTGTACGTGCACTGGGCGCTCGAAGCGGCGCAGACGCTCGAACGGGACGGGATCTCCGTCGAGGTGATCGATCTGCGTTCGATTCGCCCGATGGATCGCGGTGCGATTCTTGCGAGCGTCGAGAAGACGCGCAAGCTGCTCATCGTACATGAGGACAACAAGTTCGGCGGCATCGGAGCCGAGATCAGCGCGATGGTCGCCGAAGAGGCGCTCTTCCATCTCGACGCGCCGATCCGGCGGCTGTGCGGACCCGACGTTCCCGCGATGGGGTACGCGGAGACCCTCGAGCACGAGTTCATGTCGTCCCCGGCAAAGATCGCCGACGCGATGCGCGAACTGGTGGCCTTCTGA